The DNA window CGGTATACTCCAGCCATTCCTTCAGGTTTTTTACCTCTCCGCTCTTGACCCGCATGACCGTCGTGAAGATCACGTCGAAGATCGGGACGCCCAAGATCAAGACGGGCACAACAAGCGCCACCGTATTATTGTATGCCCAGTCCCCTAAAATAGCAAAACAGGCCAAAATAAAGCCCAGGAAGTTGCTGCCGGCGTCGCCTAAAAAAATATTGGCAGGCCTCAAATTATACGTTAAAAATCCCAGACAACTGCCTAAGGCGGCCAATGTCAATGCGATAACGACCGGCTGCCCGGTCAATATCCCGATAATCAAAAAACAGGTCAAAGCTATCGCGCTGACTCCCGTCGCCAGGCCGTCCAGGCCGTCCAGGAAATTCAGGGCATTCGTTATGCCGACGACCCAAAATACCGTCAGCGATACTTCCGCCATATCGCCCCATAAAGTGGGAGGAAGAAACGACAGGCAGACGCCGGATTTTATGATTATCGCCGATGCTATTATCTGGATTATGAGCCTGAATAACGCGGATAACCCTTTTATATCGTCGATCAGCCCGACGAGAAAAACCAGACTTCCGCCTAGAACCAGCCCTTTTATTTCACTCTGCCGCGGCCCCGCATATAAAATCGCGATCAAAAAAGAGAGCCAGATCACGGCTCCGCCCAGCAGGGGCACAGGCGCTTTGTGGATTTTTCTCTTGTTCGGAAGGTCTAGTATCTTAAAACGTCGGGCAATTGATTTCGCAATGGGGGTTAAGATAAGGGCGCTCAAAAAAGAGATCAATAACAGGATCAGCGGTTTCATATCTTTAGCAACAGCCGGTGGGACTTGAAACCTTCCGCGTATTTTACCCTTGCCTGAGCTCCCCTGAAGGCCGCCCAGGACCTTACGGTCCCTAAAATGTTTGAATTATGGTTAGGCGTTTTTTTGATCTGGGAATGGTGGGACCTTAGCAGTTTTATCTTGGCGTTCAGCGTGTCGCTTATGTCTATGAAAATATTGGGGTCTAGGCCCTGGCTGCCCGGTAATTCATAATGGAGGACATTTTTTATGAATCGGGCTGCCGCAAGGCTCGCTTTCCCGACATTTCTATGGTCCTGGTGAATGTCATCCGGATAACAGGTGAAGACGATGTCGGGGTTAGTTTTATCGAGTATATCCTCGATAAAGGAGATAAGCGGTTGTCCTTCGGGGATCATCGCGTCGGGGAAATCTCCCCAGTAGACCTTTTTTGCCTTCAGGAGTTTCGCCGCTTCCTCCTGCTCTTTCGTCCTTAATCCGGGGTTTCCGCCCGCCTCGCCCCTGCTTAAGATCAAAAGGCAAATCTTGTGCCCGGCTTTGGAATATTTTGTTAACGCGCCGCCGCAGCCGAATTCGATGTCATCCGGATGCGCCCCGATCGCTAATATATTCATGTTCGAGTTTTCCTGAGAGTATAGACAGGCTTTTTTGCCCGTAGTTAAAGATCAGG is part of the Candidatus Omnitrophota bacterium genome and encodes:
- a CDS encoding MraY family glycosyltransferase codes for the protein MKPLILLLISFLSALILTPIAKSIARRFKILDLPNKRKIHKAPVPLLGGAVIWLSFLIAILYAGPRQSEIKGLVLGGSLVFLVGLIDDIKGLSALFRLIIQIIASAIIIKSGVCLSFLPPTLWGDMAEVSLTVFWVVGITNALNFLDGLDGLATGVSAIALTCFLIIGILTGQPVVIALTLAALGSCLGFLTYNLRPANIFLGDAGSNFLGFILACFAILGDWAYNNTVALVVPVLILGVPIFDVIFTTVMRVKSGEVKNLKEWLEYTGKDHFHHRLLDMGFNPLMATVFIYFVSLSFGISAIVLLKAPLIHAILLLVQISIIFTLIAALMVVGKKATR
- a CDS encoding PIG-L deacetylase family protein, whose translation is MNILAIGAHPDDIEFGCGGALTKYSKAGHKICLLILSRGEAGGNPGLRTKEQEEAAKLLKAKKVYWGDFPDAMIPEGQPLISFIEDILDKTNPDIVFTCYPDDIHQDHRNVGKASLAAARFIKNVLHYELPGSQGLDPNIFIDISDTLNAKIKLLRSHHSQIKKTPNHNSNILGTVRSWAAFRGAQARVKYAEGFKSHRLLLKI